cTAAAATTGCTACGCCAGGCTGGCTGGACGGCACTTAGAGGGGAAATTTGAGAAATTGATAGATTCTACTGAGACTGTTTATGCTGCATCCAAAGCTCTTGCAAAAAGAGAGCCAAATGCTATTACTATTATCCTTAAAAATCTACTCATGTTGACATtgccttaaaaatatttttcttaaaaatcacTTTGTTattcacaacaaaaacaaaaaaagatggCTTATGCACTactaaacataaaaaatataataaaaattgtatacaaaAAAATCTCTGTGTGTTGGTTCATACTTAAACTCTAGGTTGCGGTTTAGGTGCTTAGACATTAagagaagtagaagtagaatttGGATTAAGGAAGCTTTGATCTCTCTTCATTACTCTGGTTGAAAAAAATTCCCTTAGAGTTATGCCAATAGATCATATGCCAAGTCTCTTTTGCCAACTGTACTTTGCTcttttactctctctctctcttctctaAAAGAAAGCTTTGAAAGATTGAAACTTGTCAGTCTTTGTCCTTCTTTTCATCTTTCTCTCTCACTGCATTCCTTTTATCTAAGAGACTCTTTGAGATTAAAACTTCCCTTAGAGTTATGCCAATAGACCATATGCTctgtttctctctctctctctcactactCTGTTTGCTGTGGggggtttttaataaaatctaagTCCGTTATTTGAGGCCAATATCacgtttgttggtttttttttcaccgTTAGTGTTCGTCAAATCCGTTACATTGAAATCGTATTCATTAAAGCCAGGCAACAAAAGTCCGTTATTTTGGGTTCAGTACTaggtctctctttctctctctctctctctcagttCACTTTACTCTCATAAGTTAACCAAATCACTGGAATCACTCTGAAGCTGTCTCTCTCACtccttttgattattttttttaagctaTTTACAGTGGGGATGGGGAGATCGGCTCAGATGGTTCTTCTTAGTGATGCTGtggaaaacaaaacgaaaaaagagaagaaaaaagaaaactctCATTAGAATCATAGGGTGCTTAGCTTAGGTAGTAAGGTAGGTCGGTCTAGAAGTGATGGCCATAGCCACCATGACCATAACCACCATGGCCATAGCCACCACCATAACTATGACCAAAATCCACCTCGTGTTCCTCATGTATGGCCACTTCGTGATGATGGCCGCTTTCGATGTGATGTATGGGCTGATGGTGATGCTCCTCGATTTTCTTGTGAATGAATTCGGGTTCTTTGTAGGAGATGTGTTTCTCATGGTATTCGGGCACATGTTTTTCCAAGTGTACTGGCACTGGTTTCTCATAGGGCACATGCACAGGGTAGGGCACATTTTTCTCTACTTTAACTGGGATTTCCTTGACAACGGGGTAGGGGGCGGGCACATGAACCTTAACCTCATAGGGCACTGGTTTCTCTACATGCACTGGCACTGGTCTGTCATAGGGCACATGTACAGGGACGGGTACTTTCTTGATAACGGGTACAGGTACTGGTTTTTCAACATGATAAGGTACTGGTTTGTCCACATGATAGGGTACAGGCTTCTCTACGGGCACCTTTACGGGGTAGTGTACAATCTTTTCTACTGGATATGGCTTATCGACATGTACCTCCACCTTAACGGGATAAGGCACCTTCTTCTCTACGGGATATGGTGCAGGCACATGCACCTTGACGGGCACATGTACTTTTTTCTCTACAGGATATGGTGCTGGAACGTATACCTTAACTGGGACTGGACGATCATATGGAACATGTACTGGTACAGGGATTTTCTTTTCTACAGGATATGGAGCTGGTATTTCATGGGGCACTTTGACAATTTCCTTAACCTCATAGGGCACATGCTTAACCACGGGATAGGGTTTGGGCACTTTCACCTCTACGGGCACGGGAACATGTTTCTCTACGGGCACATGGACATGTTTCTCCACAGGCACTGGATAGGGTATCTTCTTGACAATGGTCAAAGTTTTTTGCTCATGAATTGGatagtgatgatgatgatgataatctTCAAAATGATGGAGGCCACGTTTGGTTTTGACTGTTTCGCCACCATCGGCATCTGAGGATTTTTTACCCTCATCAGCTTTGGCCTCAACCTTTTTATCCTCAGCTCCGGCTAGTTGCTTTTCTTCTTCGGCATGTGTTTGGGCTACCAGAAGGAGTGTAGCGAGCAGAAATGCTGTTCGCTGGGGAggcgaaagaaaaaaataagaaaattgacAGAAATAACACGAATTAGTAAAAGTACAAATAAATAAGTATAAACTATTATTCAGATCATATTATATTTGAACTTGGtccaaggaaatttttctttgtttttaacaaatttttcttgaatttttctattgttttaaaaaatataatatagctttgattttgttattataataaaaagtttttgttgaattttac
The Stomoxys calcitrans chromosome 3, idStoCalc2.1, whole genome shotgun sequence genome window above contains:
- the LOC106085089 gene encoding skin secretory protein xP2-like isoform X2, whose amino-acid sequence is MKLMRTAFLLATLLLVAQTHAEEEKQLAGAEDKKVEAKADEGKKSSDADGGETVKTKRGLHHFEDYHHHHHYPIHEQKTLTIVKKIPYPVPVEKHVHVPVEKHVPVPVEVKVPKPYPVVKHVPYEVKEIVKVPHEIPAPYPVEKKIPVPVHVPYDRPVPVKVYVPAPYPVEKKVHVPVKVHVPAPYPVEKKVPYPVKVEVHVDKPYPVEKIVHYPVKVPVEKPVPYHVDKPVPYHVEKPVPVPVIKKVPVPVHVPYDRPVPVHVEKPVPYEVKVHVPAPYPVVKEIPVKVEKNVPYPVHVPYEKPVPVHLEKHVPEYHEKHISYKEPEFIHKKIEEHHHQPIHHIESGHHHEVAIHEEHEHH
- the LOC106085089 gene encoding skin secretory protein xP2-like isoform X1 encodes the protein MKLMRTAFLLATLLLVAQTHAEEEKQLAGAEDKKVEAKADEGKKSSDADGGETVKTKRGLHHFEDYHHHHHYPIHEQKTLTIVKKIPYPVPVEKHVHVPVEKHVPVPVEVKVPKPYPVVKHVPYEVKEIVKVPHEIPAPYPVEKKIPVPVHVPYDRPVPVKVYVPAPYPVEKKVHVPVKVHVPAPYPVEKKVPYPVKVEVHVDKPYPVEKIVHYPVKVPVEKPVPYHVDKPVPYHVEKPVPVPVIKKVPVPVHVPYDRPVPVHVEKPVPYEVKVHVPAPYPVVKEIPVKVEKNVPYPVHVPYEKPVPVHLEKHVPEYHEKHISYKEPEFIHKKIEEHHHQPIHHIESGHHHEVAIHEEHEVDFGHSYGGGYGHGGYGHGGYGHHF